The sequence ACCTGCAACTTATTATAAAACAGAAAAAGGAATAGGGTGTGTAGGATTTATTACTCCTATATCACATAATTTTTGTGAAAAATGTAATAGGGTAAGAGTAACACCAGAGGGATTTTTAAAACTTTGTTTACATTGGAATGATGGTTTAAATTTAAAAGAGTTACTTAGAGCAGGGGTATCTGATGAAGTAATAAAAGAAAAAATACAATTAACTATAGATAGTAAACCAGATAGACATAAAATGGAAAAAAAAGATGATGAAAATTTTGATAAAAGATATATGAATGAAATTGGAGGATAAGATGGCAAAAATAGTAGCAATATGTATCAGTGAAAAGAAAGGAACTCAAAAGGTTAATGTACATGAGGGAGTTCTAATTGAAAATTTTGGTTTAGAAGGAGATGCTCATGCTGGAAACTGGCATAGACAAGTGAGTCTACTTTCTAAAGAAAAAGTTACAGATTTCGTTACAAAAGGTGGCAATGTAATAGATGGAGATTTTGGAGAAAATCTTATAGTAGAGGGAATGGATTGTGCAAAGCTTCCTGTTGGAACTAGATTAAAAATTAATGATGATATTATATTAGAGGTAACTCAAATTGGTAAAGAGTGTCATTCACATTGTGCAATTTACCATGCTGTAGGAGATTGTATTATGCCTAGAGAGGGAATATTTACCATTGTAATAAAAGGTGGAAAAGTAAAAGAGGGAGATACTATTGAGATAATTTAATTATTATCTCTTTTCTTTTTTTATAATATATGATATAATCATCAAAGTGATTAAAAAGTAAAATATTTTAAATAATAAAAAAAATATATTAAACTAAAAGAATTGAACACAGTAATTCTGAGTAATGGAGGTATGAGATTGAAAAAAGACATAAGTATTAAAAATGTTACTAAAAGCTATGATGGAGTTCAAGTATTGAAAAACATCAACTTGGATATAAAAGATGGAGAGATTTTTTCTATTTTGGGACCTTCGGGGTGTGGTAAAACCACCTTGCTTAGAATGATAGCAGGATTTACAGAGCCAGATGGAGGAGCTATCTACTTAGGAGATGAGGATATTACAAAACTTCCACCTAATAAGAGAAATGTAAATACAATATTTCAAAAATATGCACTGTTTCCACATCTAACTGTATATGAAAATGTAGCTTTTCCTTTGAGATTAAAGAAAATAGATAATGCCACTATAGATAGTGAAGTTAAAAAGTTTGTAAAATTAGTGGGACTTTCTGAACATATTAATAAGATGCCTAATCAACTTTCTGGAGGACAACAACAAAGGGTATCTATAGCTAGAGCTTTGATTAATAAACCAGGACTTCTACTATTAGATGAGCCTCTTTCAGCACTAGATGCCAAGTTAAGACAAAATCTATTGATTGAATTGGACTTGATACATGAAGAAGTAGGAATTACATTTATATTTATAACACATGACCAGCAAGAAGCTCTATCAATATCAGATAGAATAGCTGTAATGAATAAAGGAGAGATTTTACAAGTAGGAACTCCAGCAGAGGTATATGAATCTCCAGCTGACTCTTTTGTTGCTGACTTTATAGGAGAGAATAACTTCTTTGAAGGAACAGTTACAGAGATTATGGATAAAGAGTTTGCAAAACTTTATAATGAAAAATTAGGAAGTCTAGTTTTTGAAATGGACAAACCTGTAAAAATTGGAGATAAAGTTAGGGTATCTATTAGACCAGAGAAGATTAAATTATCTAAAACTATGCCTAAGGCTGTAAATGAGAATGAAAAAATAAATGTTTTAAAAGTATATGTAAATGAATTAATTTATTCTGGATTCCAAAGTAAATACTTTGTTTTCTTAAATAATGATAAAGAGTTAACTTTTAAGGTATTTAAACAACATGCTGTGTATTTTGATGATAATGATGAGGGAGCTATCTGGTGGGACGAAGAAGCATATATAGCTTGGGATGCTGATGATGGTTTCTTAGTAGAGGTGATATCTGGTGAAGAAAAGTAAACTTGGTACATACTACACTCTTCCAATAGCACTTTGGTTGATAGTTTTCTTTGCTATTCCAATGGCTATTGTGTTAGCATACGCCTTTTTAAAAAAGGGAACTTATGGTGGAGTAGAGATGGAGCTTTCACTAGCTAGTTTCTACATATTTACAGACAAAGTTTTTTTGACAACCCTATTTAAAACAGTTTATATATCTATTATGGTAACTATATTTACAGTACTATTATCAATACCTACTGCTTATTATATGGCTAGGTCTAAATATAAAAAAGAATTATTATTTTTAGTAATTATTCCTTTTTGGACAAATTTTTTAATTAGAATCTATGCTTGGATAGCTGTATTGGGAAATAATGGATTTTTAAATAATATATTATTGAAATTAGGAATAATAGATACTCCATTACAACTATTGTACAATACAGGAGCTGTTATACTTATCTCTGTATATACTAGTTTACCATTTGCTATACTTCCTCTATATGCTGTAATAGAGAAGTTTGATTTCTCTCTTATAGAGGCAGCTAGAGATCTAGGGGCTACTAATAGAGAAGCTTTTTTCAAAATTTTTATTCCTAATATAAAGCCAGGAATTATAACTGCTGTACTATTTACATTTATTCCAGCTCTAGGTTCATATGCTGTACCGAAGTTAGTAGGAGGAACACAGGCTACAATGCTAGGAAATATAATTGCTCAACATCTTACAGTTACTAGAAACTGGCCTCTAGCTTCTACAATCTCAGCAGCTCTTATAATAGTGACTTCAATAGCTATACTATTATTTATGAAGCTTAGCAATAAAGAAACAAAACTAGAGGTGGTGGCTGAAGATGAATAAGAGAAGAACTTCATTATTCTTTTTTATACTTTCAATGTTATTTTTCTATATTCCCTTAGTTATATTGATAGTATATTCATTTAATGATGGAAAATCTATGGTATGGAAAGGATTTTCATTAAAATGGTATAGAGAGTTATTTATGTATTCAGATAATATTTGGAAAGCTTTTAGATATAGTGTAGGGATAGCTATTGTATCTGGGCTTACTTCTACAATTATTGGAACTCTTGGAGCTATTGGACTTCAATGGTATGACTTTAAAGGAAAAAAATATTTACAAACACTTACTTATGTTCCTTTAGTTATTCCAGAGATAATTTTAGGGGTTTCTCTTCTTATTTTATTTGCTACAATAAAGTTTGAATTAGGACTTACTACTATATTTATAGCTCATACGACATTTAATATTCCTTTTGTACTATTTATAATACTATCTAGATTAGAGGAGTTCGATTATTCTATAGTAGAGGCTGCTTATGACCTTGGGGCAACAGAGTGGCAAGCACTTACAAAGGTAATTATTCCTGCTATACTTCCGGGGATAATATCCGGATTTTTAATAGCTGTAACTCTATCTTTTGATGATTTTGTTACTACATTCTTTGTGGCAGGACCAGGTTCATCAACACTTCCACTTAGAATCTATTCTATGATAAGATTAGGAGTTTCTCCTGTTATCAATGCACTATCAGTTTTACTAATTGGTATATCTATAATTTTAACTCTATCTACTAAGAGTTTACAAAAATATTTAATTAAATAACTCTTGGAAAATAACAAAAAGTATAGTATAATCTACTTAGAAATTGACTTTTGGAGGATTTAAGCAATGAAGAGAATATTAAAATTTTTATTGACATTTATACTTATCTTTACAGCTTATTCTTGTACTAGTTTAAAAGATATTGCTAGAAAACAAGAAGCTGCTAAATATAATGACATTAGAGCAACTTTTATTACAACTCAAGGAGATATTACTTTTTATCTTTATCCAGAAGCTGCTCCTATAACAGTAGCAAACTTTATAAACCTTGCTCAAAAAGGTTATTATAATAATACTAAAATACATAGAGCTGTTGAAAATTTTGTAGTTCAAGGTGGAGACCCTACTGGTACTGGTACTGGTGGTCCTGGATACTCTATTCCAGATGAGTATGTAGATTGGTTGGACTTCTTCCAACAAGGTATGTTGGCTATGGCTAATGCTGGTCCTGATACTGGTGGTTCTCAATACTTTATGACTTTGTATCCTGCTGAATGGCTAAATGGTAAACATACAATATTTGGTGAATATGTAAGTGATATAGACTTTGAAAGAATAAAAAAATTAGAAGTTGGAGATGTTATAAAAGAAATTAAATTTACTGGTGATATAGATTTTTTCTTATCATTACATAAAGATCAAATAGATGAATGGAATCAAATTTTAAACACTACTTACCCTGGATTAAAAAATTATCCTGTAAAACCAATAGAGGAATATCAAGGTGAAGCTCTTGCTTATAAAGAAGAGTTAACTAGAATATATACTAGACAAGAAGAAAAAAAAGAAGAAAGAGAATGGCCTATCCCTAGATTTATCAGAGCAGTTGAAAGAAAAATTAAAGGAGAGGACTCTACATCTTCTTATGAATTTTAATTATTAAATACCATAAAGTTTAAGAGTAATTTTATTTAAAATAAAGGGTTATTCTTGAGCTTTATGTATTCTATAAAATAAAAAAGGAACCTAAAATGGGAATAAGATATAATAAAATTAAAAATAAACATCCTAGAGAAATAGTTTTACTAAAAAGCTTCCCATGTAAATATAGAAAATGCAATTTTTGTAATTACATTGAAGATAACTCTTTAGATGAAAATGAAATAGATAGAGTCAACCTCAAAACACTAAAAAAAATAACTGGAGAATTTGGTGTTTTAGAAGTAATTAATTCTGGTTCTGTATTTGAACTAACATCGAAAACTCTAACTGAAATAAGAAAAATAGTAGTAGAAAAAAAAATTAAAGTTTTATATTTTGAAATCTACTATGGATATATAAAAAGGCTCAATGAAATAAGAGAATATTTTAAAGAAACAGAAGTTAGATTTAGAATGGGATTAGAAACTTTCAATAATGAATATAGAATAAAAAAATATAATAAAAATTTTTCTTTAAACGAAAAACAACTTTCAGAAATTGCAAAAGAAATTTATTCTGTATGTCTATTAATTTGTACTCAAGGGCAAACTGAAGAAATGATAAAAACAGATATTGAATTAGGTTTAAAATATTTTAAATCTATAACAATCAACATTTTTGTAGATAATGGAACAATTATTAAAAGGGATACTCAACTAGTTAAATGGTTTATTAAAAATTATTCTTTTTTAACTACTAATGATAGAGTTGAACTCTTAATTGATAATAAAGATTTAGGTGTATTTGAACAATAATTGAATTTTTAATTTAAATGTGTTATAATAATTGAAAAGCTCTAGTAGCTCACTAGGCAGAGCACTTGCATGGTAAGCAAGAGGTAGGTGGTTCAAATCCACTCTAGAGCACCAGTTTTTAAAATTTTTATAGATAACTAGATATATTTTATAAAATGAAGGGGCTGTTGCAAATTTAAATAGCCAAAACTTTGAAATTAACTGAAGAGCTTTTTTTCTATTTAATTTTTTTCTTTTTATATTAAAAAAGGTATATAGTATTAAAAATTTTTTCAAATTTCTAATACTATATACCTATATTAACCTAACTAAATAATAACATGTCTTTTACTTTAATTCAACCTAAAATTTTTAATCTTTTACAATATCAAAATTTTTGATGATGACCCTTCATGAAAACTTAATACCATTTTCTAGGATATAGATTTCATCAAACTTTTGTAAGTATTTTCTTACAAAACTTGTTAGAATATTTGCTATCATTCTTTATGCTTATTCTAGAACTATTTATTCTACTCACGATATTGAAATACTTGTCTGGAAAATATTAAGTTTAGATTTCTTAATCTTCTTGATCATTCTACTATTCCTAGATTTTTAAACAAAATTGGACATTTATTCCCTGATTTATTTGAACAATTTATGAAAAAATTTTTTAACTAGAAGATATCTCTACATGAAAATGAACAATTAAAACCAGGATATAATCTGCAAATTAAAGTTATAATTGAATATATTTGTGCTTATGATATTTTTCAAATCCTTCAAATTCAAAAACTCTAATTCTTTTTTTTGGAAAAATCAAATTACTAGATTTAAATACTAAAAATGTAGTAGCTGATTATGAATATTTAGAAAAGTAGGGATATAATTCAATATAAAACCGATATATTTCGAAAAATTAAAAACTAAAAAATTAAATAAAGTTAAAAATTTAATATATGACTATGAAGAAAACAAACTTTTTAAAAAAGATGGTTTAGAATTAAAATTTCTTTATTCGAGCAAAAATAGGAAAAACAATATTTTTTAATCCAGAAATACAAAAGACAATAGGTTACAATACAAGATTTAGAATATTATCTAAAAAATCTTAAAAAAATATATTAAGCACCTACAGAAAGTATCTAAGAATAAATAGAAGTATTCAAGTAGAAGAAGCTTTTGTAGTTTTAAAAAAATATAAAATTAAGAAAATTAAAAGTTCGAAGGGAAATAGTGTATTAAGAGAAATTTGTTTATTTTGTCTAGAATATAATTTAAATCGCTTGATACAAAGAGGAAAACTAATAAAAAAGTAAGAACACTTTATCCCTTAAAAACAGCATAAAAAATAAAAAAGAGGGATGTTTTTTGTGTTACCTAAAAATAAATAAGAAATGAAAAATTTAAAGAAATCAATAAAATGATTTCTATTTTTTATACCAAAATAAAAATGTTGCAAACTAATGATTAAAAATCATTAATTTGCAACAGCTCCTTCACTTTATTTTGTATAATCTTCTAATCTTTTATAGACCATAGTAGCCGCTACTTCCATTAATCTTTCTTTTATAACATCATCAGTTATATTTTCATAATAATTCGTAGCTATAAGAGTAGCAAATCCATGTGCATACATCCAACAATCTAAATAGAGATTTGTTTTAAATTCCTCATCTAAATTATCAAATCTATTATCCTTAGACATCTCTTCTTTTATTAAATCTCTAAACTCTCTAATTACTTCATTTCTCTTTCCTAAACTTTCTCTTAAAAATATAGCTTGAAAAAGCTCCTTCTGCTCTCTAGCAAAAATACATATTCCCATTCCTATATTCAAAAATATAAAATTTGTTCTCTCCTCCTTCACATATTCAAGAAAAAGTTTTTTAGCTTCATCTAATAATTCATGTTTTAGATTATCTATGGAATCATAAAAACTATATATAGGTGCAGGAGATGCCCCTAATGATTTTGCAAGGTTTCTAGCACTAATTCCATCTATCCCCTCAACTTTAAATACTTCAAAGGCAGTCTTATATACTTGTTCCTTCGTAAATATTGGTTTTTTTGGCATATGCTTTCCTCCTTAACAAATTCTATTAAAATCTCTTAGTATATGATACTCCAAAGGCAGTTATACTCTTATCATATGATGGATTAGGTACTGCTCCTTGATATTTAATATCATAATGTCCATTTTCTGAATCATAGAAGAAATGACATACTGTAAATACCCATTCAGTAGTTTCATCTGGATTATATTTTAATCCTGTTCCTAATGTTACAGAGTTTAGTGCATACTCTACATCATCATAAGAAGTAACCTTTGCTCCTGTATCTGCATAGTTAATACTTCCAAGTACAGCCCACTTAGGAGAAAATCTATACTCTGTTCCTAATGCTAATTCCCAACCATTATCATATTCTGCTTCTAATCCTTTTAATGGTACTCCACCTAGATTTCCACTTCCAGCTACTCTATCCATTTTAGCATCTTTATTAAAATAGTAGTTTCCAGATAAACCTACTATCCAATTATCTGTAACCTTATATGACATACCTGCTGCTAAAATAGCTGGTAAATCTCTCCTTATTTTAGTTCCAGGCATATATTCTGGATAGAAATTTCCAAATCCTAAATCTAAAATTCCAGGTATTACGACATTATTATAACTTCCTTTTGCCTCAAAATTTAATTTTACTCTACTATCATATCTCATAGATAAATTTAGTTTTTCATTAACTTGATAATTTGCTCCTAGTTGAAAACCATAACCCCAAGCTGTTCTCTCTGAATCTATATCAGCATGCAATTTCCCACTAAATTTTGCATCAATAAGTGCTTGTGTAGCTAGATCTGTACTTTTTAAATTTAAATCTCCTTTTAACTCTCTAATCCCATAAACTAATCTACCAGCTGCTGATAATGATAACTTATTATCTACTTTCCAAACTTTTCCTAAAGTAGTTTGAGCATAAAGATTTTTTCCCTCTGCTGATGAACCTGCATCTTTTAAATCTTTAATTGCTCCAACACCAGAAATAGAAATTCCACCCATTGCATTCACTATGTCAGGAATTACAGCTGTACCAGCTACACCATTATCATATTTAAGATCTCCTCCACCTGCTATTCCTCCAAATGTCCAATAAAGGGTGGAATCATCTTCTACTCTATACAAAGCAAAGTTAGGGATAGGTTGAAATAAGTCAGCCTTATACTCTTCCCCTTTATATTCCATTTTCTCATGTCCAACAGCTAATTGAGCTCCTATATGAACATAAATTCCCTTTTCTAAATTTATAATACCAGCTGGGTTATAATAAACAGAAGCATTGTTTATCATTCCATTTTGAGCTTGGTTTCCTAAATATTCTGTTGTATATGTTTGAATGTGGTCGATAGAAGCTCCATAAGCCACTGATGTCAATACAGTAGTTAGAGCTAATAATCCTAATCTTTTTTTCATTTTTCCTCCTACTATCTTTAATAACATATGTAATATATCATTTTTTCTTTAATATTTTATTAAATAAAGATTAAAATTTTTTAATTTTTTAGATAGTTTGAGAAATTAAACCTTTATTATAAGCATTTAAAAGTTTCTTTAAATCATTTACTTGAGTTTGTAGTTCTTTTCCTATATCTGTGTCTTTTACTCTTATTCTATTTACACTTGTATCCTCTATTAATCTTGTAGATGAGATAATATCTCTTCCCTCTTTTACAGCTTTTTCTACTGATTCAAAAGGTTCATGAGCTACTATTTTAAGTCCATAAGAGTTATATATAAGAGTATACCCAGCTATACCTGTTTCTTTTTGGTAAGCTTTAGAAAATCCCCCATCTATTATATACAACTTTCCATTAGCTTTTACAGGACTCTCTCCTTTAAGAGTCTTTACAGGTACATGTCCATTTATAATATGTGATATATTGGGATTTAATCCAAATTCTTCTAATATTTTTCTACAAATACTCTCTTCATTACAATAACTATAATATGGATTTTTTCTCTCTACATGTATACTCTTATCATCTATAAAATATCTTTCAAAAGTTTTCATAGCATCTTTACCAAAAAGTGGAGAATTTTTTCCACACCATAAATACCATAAAAAATCATTATAAAATATTTTCTTATCCTTTTTCTTCCTATAATAATAAGCTTCTCTTACAAGCTCCTCTATTTTATCTAAATATTTTTTTCCTTTTAATTTTTCTCCAAGAAGAGTAACTTCTCTTAGCTCCCCACCTTCATTAAGAGGAATACAACCATGATAAAGTAGATTAGAGTTATATTTTAGATAGACACTTCCATTAGTAAAGAAAAACTCTATATGTTTTTGTAATCTTTCACTATTTACAAAAAATCTCTCTAATTTTTCCATTACATCTTCCTCTTCCTTTGTAAGAAGATATGGGTTTTCTCTATCTATTGTAGGAAAGTTTCTATCGTTTAATTCATACTCCTTTCCCTCTACCTCTACTACTCCTCTATCAAAATCTATCTTATCTAAAAGCTGTCTATCCATCAAATCAAAATCTGGATTTCTTTTTGCCATCTCTCCTTCTACTTTAAATTGTATTATAGAGATAGCCTTATGTATTTGAGCCATCAAATGACTCTTTCTCTCTCCCTTAGGAATAAAGTTTTTACACTCATCATCTCCATAAGTTTCCATAGCAAAGGTAGCTAATGGAAGCATATTTATTCCATAAGCTTCCTCTAATATATCTGTATTGGAATATCTAGCACAAATTCTTACTACATTGGCAATACAAGCTCTATTTCCAAGCCCTGCTCCTATCCACAACATATCATGGTTACCCCATTGAATATCAGTGTTATGATGTTTCATAAGTGAATCCATAATTAAATGTGGACTACTTCCTCTATCATAAATATCTCCTATTATATGTAGTTTATCTATCATAAGTCTTTGTATCAAATCGGCTATTGCTTTTATAAACTCCTTAGCTCTTCCGATAGAGATGATAGTATCTATAATATTTTCTACATACTCTTTTCTATTTGGTAACTCTTTTCTTTCATAGATTAGCTCTTGTAATACATAAGCAAAATCTTGTGGCATAGCTTTTCTTACCTTTGAACTTGTATATTTAGAAGCTGTCATACTACATACCTCTATCATTCTATATATAGTGTTCTTTAGCCATTTATCTAAATTTTGCCCATTTTTCATTATATAATCTACCTTTTTAGTAGGATAATATATGACACTAGCTAACTCTTTTTTTTCATAATTACTTAGCTCATCTTTAAATATATCATTTATCTTCTCTTTTATAGTTCCAGAACCATTTTTTAACACATGATGAAAAGCGTCGTACTCACCATGTATATCTGTTAAGAAATGTTCTGTTCCCTTTGGCAAATTCAATATTGCTTGTAAGTTGATTATCTCTGTTGTAGTTTCAGAGATATTTCTAAATTTTGTAGATAACAGTTTTAAATATTTTAGCTCTAAATTCTCATCTCTATTACCCATATTCTCTCCTTAATTTCTGTATTTTATTATAAAAAGAAAACTAAGAATTGCTTCAAAACTCCACAATTCTTTAGTTTTCTTTATTTTCTATCTTCTATATTTTATATGACTTTGAGCTGCAGCAACTATAGCTACTAAAACTCTAAATGGAGAACAACTTACATAATCTAATCCTACTTGTTCAAAGAACTCTATACTCTTAGGGTCTCCACCATGCTCTCCACATACTCCCATCTCTATATGTGGATTTTTTCTTCCAAGTTCTACAGCTAGTTTTACTAATTTTCCTACTCCTCTTTCATCTATTGTTGCAAAAGGTTCAACTTTTAATATTCCATTCTCATAATACTCTGGCATAAATTTAACTGAGTCATCTCTTGAAAGTCCCATAGTAGTTTGAGTTAAGTCATTAGTTCCAAATGAGAAGAAATCCACCTCTGCTCCTATCTCATCAGCAAGTAAACAAGCTCTTGGAGTTTCCATCATAGTTCCTAGTTTATAATCTATTCTCATACCTTGCTCTTCAAATACCTTTTCTATCTCTGTAATTAGATTTTTCTTAATAAATAACAACTCTTTTGCTCCTATTATTAAAGGTATCATTATCTCAGGTTTAACATCTAATCCCTCTCTCTTACATTGTATTCCAGCTTCTATTATTGCTCTAGCTTGTACATTATATAATTCTGGACGAGTTACAGCAAGCCTACATCCTCTATGTCCTAACATAGGGTTTTCATCTTTTAGATTTCTTACTCTTCTCTCTATCTCTTCAAGAGATACTCCTAGAATTTCAGCCATCTTCTCTTTATCCTTTTGCTCTTTTGGTAAAAATTCATGTAAAGGTGGGTCAAGAAGTCTTACTATGACTACATCATTTTCTACTACTTTAAATATGTTATAGAAATCCTCTCTTTGTAATTGGTGCATCTTTTCTAAGGCTCTTGCTACCTCATCAGTATCATGGCTAAGTATCATACCTCTAATTGTCCAAATTTTATCTTTTTGGAAAAACATATGCTCAGTTCTACAAAGTCCTATTCCCTCAGCTCCAAATCCTTTTCCTAATTGAGCATCTGTTACTGTATCAGCATTCATTCTTATTCCTAATCTTTTTATCTCTTTACACCAACTTACAAACTCTTTTAAGTTATCATCAAATTGTGGCTTTGTAAGTCCTACTTTTCCAAGATAAATCTCTCCTGTATATCCACTTATTGAGATAAATTCTCCCTCTTTTACTGTATAACCATTGATTGTCATCTCTCTTCTTATATCATCTATCTTGATATCTCCACAACCTGTTACACAACATTTTCCCATACCTCTTGCCACAACAGCTCCGTGAGAAGTTGCTCCACCTTTTACTGTTACTATTCCTTGAGCTAAACTTATTCCTTTGATATCTTCTGGAGATGTTTCCTCTCTTACAAGTATAGTCATCTCTTTAGTGTGCACTCTTTCAGAAGCAAATACCACTCTACCAATAGCTACTCCAGCAGAACCAGCTAATCCTTTACCTAATAGTGTAGCATTTTTTAAAGCAGCTGGTTCAAAGTTTCCATGTAATAATTGTGGTAGTACAGCAGGATCTACTTTCATTATTGCTTCCTCTTTAGTTAAAAGTCCCTCTTTTACCATATCTACAGCAATTTTTATAGCTGCATATGGACTTCTCTTACCATTTCTTGTTTGTAATAAGAAAAGTTTTCCATCTTCGATAGTAAACTCTATATCTTGCATATCTTTATTATGCTTTTCCAATATGCAAGCTATTTTTACAAACTCTTCATATATATCTGGTAATTCCTCTCTTAATCTTTCAATTGCTTCTGGAGTTCTTATACCCGCTACTATATCTTCTCCTTGAGCTTTTAACAAATATTCACCAAAAATATTCTTTTCTCCAGTAGACGGATTTCTAGTAAAAGCAACTCCTGTTCCAGATTTTTCATTTAAATTACCAAATACCATCTCTTGAATAACAACTGCAGTTCCCATACTATCATCTATTCTATTTATTCTTCTATATACTTTTGCCCTTTCATTTTCCCAAGATTTAAATATAGAATTTATAGCCATAAATAGTTGCTCTTTAGCACTCTCTGGAAAAAATTCACCAGTTTCTTCCCAATACATAATCTTGGCTTTATTTATTAATTCCAAATTAGAAAGTCTTCCTTTTAATTTTTCTCTAAGTTTAAAAAATAATTCTTTTTCTACCCCCATTACTATTTCGGAAAACATTTGAATAAATCTAAAATACAAATCATATACAAAATCTTCATCTTTGAATATTTCTATCATCTTTTTAGCAGTCTCATCATTCATTCCTAAATTTAATATTGTATCCATCATTCCAGGCATAGATACAGGTGCTCCAGACCTTACTGAAACTAATAATGGATGTTCTCCCTCAAAACTTTTTCCAGTTAATTTCTCTAGTTTATCTATTTGTTCTAATATCTCTTTTTTTAATTCTGTACTTAAAACTCTTTCATTTTTATAGTATTCTTTACAAGCTTCAGTAGATATTATTATTCCTTCTGGAATAGGTAACCCTATACTTTTCATCTCTGATAAATTTCCACCTTTTCCTCCCAATAAATTTATCATGTTCTTATTTCCTTCTGCAAATAAATAAACTTTCTTCATTTTTCCTCCTTTTATTTAACAACATTTTCTAAAAATAATTTTGTTATATTAGTTTTTGTAAATCTTCCTACTAATTGATATATATTTTTTCCATTATCTTCTTTCAATCTTACTACAGGAAGGGAATCTACCTGATGTACTATTATCTTTTTTACTGCATCTACTATATCATCATTTTCTTCACAATATACTATATTTGGCATTCTCGTCATAACCACATTAATAGGGACCTTAGTTATATCTGTTTTCCCTATTGCAATTTTTAATAAA comes from Fusobacterium necrogenes and encodes:
- a CDS encoding OmpP1/FadL family transporter, whose amino-acid sequence is MKKRLGLLALTTVLTSVAYGASIDHIQTYTTEYLGNQAQNGMINNASVYYNPAGIINLEKGIYVHIGAQLAVGHEKMEYKGEEYKADLFQPIPNFALYRVEDDSTLYWTFGGIAGGGDLKYDNGVAGTAVIPDIVNAMGGISISGVGAIKDLKDAGSSAEGKNLYAQTTLGKVWKVDNKLSLSAAGRLVYGIRELKGDLNLKSTDLATQALIDAKFSGKLHADIDSERTAWGYGFQLGANYQVNEKLNLSMRYDSRVKLNFEAKGSYNNVVIPGILDLGFGNFYPEYMPGTKIRRDLPAILAAGMSYKVTDNWIVGLSGNYYFNKDAKMDRVAGSGNLGGVPLKGLEAEYDNGWELALGTEYRFSPKWAVLGSINYADTGAKVTSYDDVEYALNSVTLGTGLKYNPDETTEWVFTVCHFFYDSENGHYDIKYQGAVPNPSYDKSITAFGVSYTKRF
- a CDS encoding fructose-1,6-bisphosphatase gives rise to the protein MGNRDENLELKYLKLLSTKFRNISETTTEIINLQAILNLPKGTEHFLTDIHGEYDAFHHVLKNGSGTIKEKINDIFKDELSNYEKKELASVIYYPTKKVDYIMKNGQNLDKWLKNTIYRMIEVCSMTASKYTSSKVRKAMPQDFAYVLQELIYERKELPNRKEYVENIIDTIISIGRAKEFIKAIADLIQRLMIDKLHIIGDIYDRGSSPHLIMDSLMKHHNTDIQWGNHDMLWIGAGLGNRACIANVVRICARYSNTDILEEAYGINMLPLATFAMETYGDDECKNFIPKGERKSHLMAQIHKAISIIQFKVEGEMAKRNPDFDLMDRQLLDKIDFDRGVVEVEGKEYELNDRNFPTIDRENPYLLTKEEEDVMEKLERFFVNSERLQKHIEFFFTNGSVYLKYNSNLLYHGCIPLNEGGELREVTLLGEKLKGKKYLDKIEELVREAYYYRKKKDKKIFYNDFLWYLWCGKNSPLFGKDAMKTFERYFIDDKSIHVERKNPYYSYCNEESICRKILEEFGLNPNISHIINGHVPVKTLKGESPVKANGKLYIIDGGFSKAYQKETGIAGYTLIYNSYGLKIVAHEPFESVEKAVKEGRDIISSTRLIEDTSVNRIRVKDTDIGKELQTQVNDLKKLLNAYNKGLISQTI
- the ppdK gene encoding pyruvate, phosphate dikinase, which translates into the protein MKKVYLFAEGNKNMINLLGGKGGNLSEMKSIGLPIPEGIIISTEACKEYYKNERVLSTELKKEILEQIDKLEKLTGKSFEGEHPLLVSVRSGAPVSMPGMMDTILNLGMNDETAKKMIEIFKDEDFVYDLYFRFIQMFSEIVMGVEKELFFKLREKLKGRLSNLELINKAKIMYWEETGEFFPESAKEQLFMAINSIFKSWENERAKVYRRINRIDDSMGTAVVIQEMVFGNLNEKSGTGVAFTRNPSTGEKNIFGEYLLKAQGEDIVAGIRTPEAIERLREELPDIYEEFVKIACILEKHNKDMQDIEFTIEDGKLFLLQTRNGKRSPYAAIKIAVDMVKEGLLTKEEAIMKVDPAVLPQLLHGNFEPAALKNATLLGKGLAGSAGVAIGRVVFASERVHTKEMTILVREETSPEDIKGISLAQGIVTVKGGATSHGAVVARGMGKCCVTGCGDIKIDDIRREMTINGYTVKEGEFISISGYTGEIYLGKVGLTKPQFDDNLKEFVSWCKEIKRLGIRMNADTVTDAQLGKGFGAEGIGLCRTEHMFFQKDKIWTIRGMILSHDTDEVARALEKMHQLQREDFYNIFKVVENDVVIVRLLDPPLHEFLPKEQKDKEKMAEILGVSLEEIERRVRNLKDENPMLGHRGCRLAVTRPELYNVQARAIIEAGIQCKREGLDVKPEIMIPLIIGAKELLFIKKNLITEIEKVFEEQGMRIDYKLGTMMETPRACLLADEIGAEVDFFSFGTNDLTQTTMGLSRDDSVKFMPEYYENGILKVEPFATIDERGVGKLVKLAVELGRKNPHIEMGVCGEHGGDPKSIEFFEQVGLDYVSCSPFRVLVAIVAAAQSHIKYRR